The Verrucomicrobium spinosum DSM 4136 = JCM 18804 genome includes a region encoding these proteins:
- a CDS encoding SMI1/KNR4 family protein, with translation MSKFDYLRPQMVGVENLTALSEQAVQELKAKYPGIAEDYLDFLKQIGWGNFGTVMIYAEPIDPEEIYSAERGLALQGIAVFGDDMQGFCYGFDKDEHYRVVEIDPRGKVDRTIHEDFSEFIRSFIHEPEERET, from the coding sequence ATGAGTAAATTTGACTACCTTAGGCCACAGATGGTTGGAGTGGAAAACCTGACGGCTTTGTCTGAGCAGGCGGTTCAGGAGTTGAAGGCTAAATATCCCGGGATTGCAGAAGACTATCTAGACTTCCTCAAGCAGATTGGGTGGGGGAATTTCGGGACGGTTATGATATATGCAGAACCAATAGATCCAGAGGAGATATACTCTGCCGAAAGGGGGCTGGCATTGCAGGGCATTGCAGTCTTCGGCGATGATATGCAGGGGTTCTGCTATGGATTCGATAAGGATGAACACTATAGAGTGGTGGAAATAGATCCTAGAGGCAAAGTGGATCGCACAATCCATGAAGATTTCAGCGAGTTCATAAGATCGTTCATACATGAGCCTGAAGAACGTGAGACGTGA
- a CDS encoding RHS repeat-associated core domain-containing protein, protein MAPGSTVRVFHPQAGVDGEEIYVNPETGAYGAYWTVSGSWAGTGVTRVELLVRGSKAGAGIGGTPAVADKQMWVVLPPSQETYEYDGAGRMVGDATWAYTWNGMGCLVKMERKADTGADPNLASEVITFKYDADRRRIKKERTLTYSDSTPTRVETSKMIWSGWLPACEELSVNGGTASRRWFIWGRDVSGTWDGAGGIGGLVAIEEEGGRRLLVVDDGLGNITALINQVNGETVAKFDYTPYGELKVSSGDVNACPFRYQSKYYDAETGLSYFGFRYYSAKLGRWISRDPLGEAGGFNLYGYCGNDPVNRWDYLGMDSGIWDKVVATDDFMDGLLWATVQFWTRGDMFGGQMPLYQSPKSSYEYGYNTNMTGYNVASHCIGRTARELGMLVSMIDTELRDRGFCLEALPVTRMAAPVRGLRNLQVANQVVRTENIVAETLPSLPRVVESGKVVASVDAIGVQLGNQVQLGSQQLQFLESLRSRYPSIPHVVGMASDSSVVGATVVQKVTPLLSSQFSRNALEYLRVIEKHTGFRIPEVQRIQLAADLSITKYTRLTPQAGRLHRAKFTKTLKDSQIAEWERQTGQVWPKYQAGSTPRGRNPGDYFDAHHIIENVYGGPHEWWNLTPARFPSAHQSGLHLEDVMETLFP, encoded by the coding sequence GTGGCCCCGGGCAGCACGGTGCGGGTGTTTCATCCGCAGGCCGGGGTGGATGGCGAGGAAATCTATGTGAATCCGGAGACCGGTGCCTACGGTGCCTACTGGACCGTGTCGGGGAGTTGGGCGGGCACAGGGGTGACCCGGGTGGAGCTGCTGGTGCGTGGTTCCAAGGCAGGGGCGGGAATCGGCGGGACGCCTGCCGTGGCGGACAAACAGATGTGGGTGGTGCTACCGCCCAGCCAGGAAACCTACGAGTATGACGGTGCGGGCCGCATGGTGGGGGACGCCACCTGGGCTTACACGTGGAATGGCATGGGTTGTCTGGTGAAGATGGAGCGCAAGGCCGACACCGGTGCGGATCCCAACCTCGCCAGTGAGGTGATCACCTTCAAGTACGATGCCGACCGGCGTCGGATCAAGAAGGAGCGGACCTTGACCTACTCTGACAGCACGCCTACGCGGGTGGAGACCAGCAAGATGATTTGGAGTGGCTGGCTCCCCGCCTGTGAGGAGTTGTCAGTGAACGGCGGCACGGCCAGTAGGCGCTGGTTCATCTGGGGCCGGGACGTCAGCGGGACCTGGGATGGTGCGGGTGGCATTGGCGGGTTGGTGGCCATTGAAGAGGAAGGCGGCCGCCGCCTTCTGGTCGTGGATGACGGACTGGGCAACATCACGGCGCTGATCAACCAGGTGAATGGGGAAACGGTGGCGAAGTTCGACTACACCCCCTATGGCGAGCTGAAGGTCTCATCGGGTGACGTGAACGCCTGCCCGTTCCGTTATCAGAGCAAGTACTACGATGCGGAGACGGGGCTGAGCTACTTCGGGTTCAGGTATTACAGCGCGAAGCTGGGGCGCTGGATCAGCCGTGATCCGCTGGGGGAAGCGGGTGGGTTCAACCTGTACGGGTATTGCGGGAATGATCCGGTGAACCGGTGGGATTATTTGGGGATGGATAGCGGAATTTGGGACAAGGTCGTTGCCACCGATGACTTTATGGATGGCTTGCTGTGGGCGACCGTTCAGTTTTGGACTCGCGGCGATATGTTTGGCGGGCAAATGCCGTTGTATCAGTCGCCAAAAAGTAGCTACGAGTATGGCTATAACACAAACATGACTGGATACAATGTGGCCTCACATTGTATCGGAAGAACGGCCCGAGAACTGGGCATGCTTGTGTCAATGATAGACACCGAGTTGAGAGACCGTGGTTTTTGTTTAGAAGCGCTACCTGTAACTCGGATGGCGGCACCTGTGCGAGGACTGCGCAATCTCCAAGTGGCCAATCAGGTCGTTAGAACTGAAAACATTGTTGCCGAAACACTACCCAGTCTACCTAGAGTTGTGGAATCGGGGAAAGTTGTTGCCTCTGTAGATGCAATAGGTGTGCAGTTGGGAAACCAAGTGCAGCTTGGCTCCCAACAGCTTCAGTTCCTTGAAAGCCTGCGATCTCGCTACCCATCGATACCTCACGTTGTTGGCATGGCAAGCGATTCAAGTGTAGTGGGAGCCACGGTGGTGCAAAAAGTGACGCCGCTGTTAAGCTCGCAGTTTTCTAGAAATGCACTTGAATATTTGAGGGTCATCGAAAAGCATACAGGGTTTCGAATCCCAGAAGTTCAAAGAATCCAATTGGCTGCCGATCTAAGCATCACCAAATACACGCGGTTGACTCCTCAAGCGGGCCGGCTCCATCGCGCTAAGTTCACCAAAACACTGAAAGATTCCCAGATAGCCGAATGGGAAAGACAAACAGGCCAAGTATGGCCTAAATATCAAGCGGGATCTACTCCGCGAGGCCGGAATCCAGGCGACTACTTCGATGCACATCACATTATTGAAAATGTTTATGGAGGGCCGCATGAATGGTGGAACCTCACACCTGCGCGCTTTCCCAGCGCACACCAAAGCGGCCTTCATTTGGAGGATGTAATGGAAACACTTTTCCCGTAG
- a CDS encoding IS66-like element ISVsp3 family transposase, whose protein sequence is MIAELRGELAAVRLENKLLRLKLDALSRRMFGKSSEKLDAEQMQLLLDGIEELTLAEESARQTRPGREPSTPEPARERKPRIPEHLPVKEVFIDPEEVKACPEDWVHIGEEVTEQLEYTPASFERLRIIRRKYVRKDQRHLPPVVAPLQPCLQERCVAAPSLLAHSMVSRYRDHLPWHRLEGIYAGLGVEISRQTLANWSGMTAEACGLLMREIHQSVFASGYVQLDETPIEYLSPGHGQTKTGYLWVAHSPLTQETFFQWHTGRAAFCLESLVPAGFEGIIQCDGYAAYASFAQSRERAGTIRLAGCWAHARRKFFEASTYCQDALWVLVQIRELYAVEEELREIRAGPEQRQAAREARSRLVMGQVYEKLEQWQQQRKHLPKSPTGAAIRYALNQRASLEVFLEDGRVEVDNNLVENTIRPSAIGKKNWLFVGDAQAGVRAATFYTLLDNAKRAGADAYEYLKDLFTKLPAMTNQQMKEITPRAWMARRADQ, encoded by the coding sequence TTGATCGCAGAGCTTCGTGGGGAGCTTGCGGCGGTGCGTCTGGAAAACAAGCTGCTGCGCCTCAAGCTCGATGCCCTCTCGCGCCGGATGTTCGGCAAAAGCAGCGAGAAGCTGGATGCAGAGCAGATGCAGCTGCTGCTCGACGGGATCGAGGAGCTTACGCTGGCCGAAGAGTCGGCCCGTCAGACCCGGCCGGGCAGGGAGCCGTCCACCCCGGAGCCAGCCCGGGAGCGCAAGCCCCGCATCCCGGAGCACCTGCCGGTTAAAGAAGTGTTCATCGACCCCGAAGAGGTCAAGGCCTGTCCTGAGGACTGGGTGCACATCGGCGAAGAGGTCACCGAGCAGCTTGAGTACACCCCGGCAAGCTTCGAGCGCTTGCGCATCATCCGGCGCAAGTATGTGCGCAAGGACCAGCGGCATCTGCCTCCGGTGGTGGCTCCGTTGCAGCCCTGCCTGCAGGAGCGCTGCGTGGCAGCGCCCTCGCTGCTGGCCCACAGCATGGTCTCACGTTACCGGGACCATCTGCCCTGGCACCGGCTGGAGGGCATCTACGCCGGGCTGGGCGTGGAGATCTCGCGCCAGACGCTGGCCAACTGGAGCGGGATGACCGCAGAGGCCTGCGGGCTGCTCATGCGCGAGATCCATCAGAGCGTGTTTGCCAGCGGGTATGTCCAGCTTGATGAGACACCCATTGAGTACTTGAGCCCCGGTCATGGCCAGACCAAAACGGGTTACCTGTGGGTGGCGCACTCGCCGCTGACCCAGGAGACGTTCTTCCAGTGGCACACCGGACGGGCGGCCTTTTGTCTGGAGAGCCTGGTGCCTGCCGGGTTCGAGGGCATCATCCAGTGCGATGGGTATGCCGCTTACGCGTCTTTTGCCCAGAGCCGGGAACGTGCGGGCACGATCCGGCTGGCGGGCTGCTGGGCGCATGCCCGGCGGAAGTTTTTTGAGGCCAGCACCTACTGCCAGGATGCCCTGTGGGTGCTGGTGCAGATCCGGGAGCTTTATGCCGTGGAGGAAGAGTTGCGCGAGATCCGGGCTGGACCGGAGCAAAGACAGGCGGCCCGAGAAGCCCGAAGCCGCCTTGTGATGGGGCAGGTCTATGAGAAGCTGGAGCAATGGCAGCAGCAACGCAAACACCTGCCCAAGAGTCCGACAGGGGCTGCGATACGCTATGCCCTCAACCAGCGTGCGAGCCTTGAAGTGTTCCTTGAGGACGGACGCGTGGAGGTGGACAACAACCTGGTGGAGAACACGATCCGGCCCAGTGCCATCGGCAAGAAGAACTGGTTGTTCGTGGGCGACGCGCAGGCGGGAGTGCGTGCGGCGACGTTTTACACGCTGTTGGACAATGCGAAGCGGGCTGGGGCGGATGCCTACGAGTATCTCAAGGACCTGTTCACGAAGCTGCCAGCGATGACCAATCAACAGATGAAGGAAATCACGCCCCGGGCGTGGATGGCACGGCGTGCCGACCAGTAA
- the tnpB gene encoding IS66 family insertion sequence element accessory protein TnpB (TnpB, as the term is used for proteins encoded by IS66 family insertion elements, is considered an accessory protein, since TnpC, encoded by a neighboring gene, is a DDE family transposase.), translating into MLSFSGSLKVFIALQPCDMRAGVGTLQGMVSAQLQDDPRSGSLFVFSNRRHSVLKILYWDGSGWWLLAKRLEQGTFSWPAVADPAQTKLALAPQALAMLTDGIDLRGAKMRPWYERETG; encoded by the coding sequence ATGCTGAGCTTCTCAGGCAGCCTCAAGGTCTTCATCGCCCTTCAACCCTGTGACATGAGGGCCGGGGTGGGCACCCTTCAGGGCATGGTCAGTGCGCAGTTGCAGGACGATCCCCGCAGCGGCTCGCTCTTTGTCTTCAGCAACAGGCGCCACTCGGTGCTCAAGATCCTCTACTGGGACGGTTCGGGCTGGTGGCTGCTGGCCAAACGGCTCGAACAAGGCACCTTCAGCTGGCCGGCTGTCGCCGATCCTGCACAGACCAAGCTGGCCCTGGCCCCGCAGGCCCTGGCCATGCTCACCGACGGCATTGATCTGCGGGGCGCGAAGATGCGCCCCTGGTATGAACGTGAGACGGGATAG